A window of the Egibacter rhizosphaerae genome harbors these coding sequences:
- a CDS encoding trypsin-like serine protease: MRRTGKSGGLETGPISDTLITAEGADRLFEFEARTCKGDSGGPDIEDVTMAYGIVSTRRGDSAPGGAYGPCSEKGTASHLSSVQDAIEIDVITD; this comes from the coding sequence GTGCGACGAACCGGGAAATCGGGTGGCCTCGAGACAGGTCCCATATCGGACACATTGATCACAGCAGAGGGGGCTGATCGGTTGTTCGAATTCGAAGCACGTACCTGCAAGGGCGACAGTGGGGGACCTGATATCGAAGACGTTACGATGGCGTACGGAATCGTCTCAACCCGCCGAGGGGACTCCGCCCCAGGAGGTGCCTACGGACCGTGCAGTGAGAAGGGAACGGCGAGCCATCTCTCCTCGGTGCAGGACGCCATTGAAATCGACGTCATAACGGATTAG